A window from Exiguobacterium marinum DSM 16307 encodes these proteins:
- the nfsA gene encoding oxygen-insensitive NADPH nitroreductase translates to MNEVIETLLNHRSVRDFTDEKLTDEQIQTVVESAQRASTSSFIQAYSIIGVTDEAKKKRLAEIAGDQSYVVENGHFFVFCADLHRHEMIGELQEAELSATLETDEKLLVAVIDAALASQNAAVAAESMGLGICYIGGIRNDLFAVKEVLELPERVIPLFGMAVGVPATVEDQKPRLPFHHVYHENKYEANPERIKQSLSDYDALIHDYYMVRGSNPRKDTWTGQMGRMLSKSTRLDVKDFLKAQGYLKQ, encoded by the coding sequence ATGAACGAAGTGATTGAGACATTATTGAACCACCGTTCCGTCCGCGATTTTACGGACGAGAAATTGACAGATGAACAAATTCAGACAGTCGTCGAGAGCGCACAACGCGCATCAACGTCTAGCTTTATCCAGGCCTACTCCATCATCGGGGTGACCGATGAAGCGAAAAAGAAACGACTTGCCGAGATAGCGGGTGATCAGTCCTATGTGGTCGAGAATGGTCATTTCTTCGTCTTTTGTGCAGATTTGCATCGTCATGAAATGATTGGTGAGCTACAAGAGGCTGAGCTTTCTGCGACGCTTGAGACTGATGAGAAGTTGCTTGTCGCTGTGATCGACGCGGCGCTTGCCTCACAAAATGCGGCGGTGGCAGCGGAGTCGATGGGACTCGGGATCTGTTATATCGGCGGAATTCGGAACGACCTGTTTGCTGTGAAAGAAGTGCTCGAATTGCCAGAACGGGTCATTCCGCTCTTCGGGATGGCAGTCGGTGTACCGGCTACAGTCGAGGATCAAAAACCACGTCTACCGTTCCACCATGTCTACCATGAGAACAAATACGAGGCGAATCCAGAACGGATCAAACAGTCACTTTCTGATTACGATGCGTTGATCCACGATTATTATATGGTCCGGGGCTCTAACCCGCGTAAAGATACGTGGACCGGACAGATGGGGCGCATGTTGTCGAAATCGACACGTCTTGACGTCAAAGACTTCTTGAAAGCACAAGGCTATTTGAAGCAATAA
- a CDS encoding DNA/RNA non-specific endonuclease: protein MKRMPFYIPYLLGALFLSGCTDADMSVSTSTEESTTQEEQTTETLSPEQEEDLFEGYTLIEVDGGDQSGSREANVVVDIGFGDREYWAFTNEHGQLVRVIADEITLQDDETEDVNSSGRYYSDEAKVPGVEDPNLDEGHIIADSLGGVSNAYNITPQNSALNRYGDQAFMEDVIRKAGGAKDFEAIITYPNTTTQIPSRYQYTYTVRGNTVTDTYGNADPEEVNESLDLTDDSPPDVTTEPVEERELSDIDLDGNGQVTIKEAKNAGFEMPITRDHWLYQYMDDRDGDGMVGE from the coding sequence ATGAAAAGAATGCCATTTTACATTCCATACCTTCTTGGTGCTCTATTCCTCTCTGGATGTACGGATGCCGATATGAGCGTCTCGACGTCGACCGAAGAGAGTACGACACAAGAGGAACAGACAACCGAGACGCTTTCACCTGAACAGGAAGAAGATTTGTTCGAAGGCTATACGTTGATCGAGGTTGATGGCGGCGATCAATCCGGTAGTCGTGAAGCGAATGTCGTCGTCGATATCGGTTTTGGCGACCGTGAGTATTGGGCGTTCACGAACGAACATGGTCAATTGGTTCGCGTGATTGCCGATGAGATCACTCTTCAGGACGATGAGACCGAAGACGTCAATTCTTCAGGACGTTACTATTCAGACGAGGCAAAAGTTCCGGGTGTTGAAGACCCGAACCTCGATGAAGGCCATATCATCGCCGATTCGCTCGGCGGTGTCTCGAACGCCTATAACATCACACCACAAAACAGCGCACTCAACCGCTACGGTGATCAGGCGTTCATGGAAGATGTCATCCGAAAAGCTGGTGGGGCGAAAGACTTCGAGGCCATCATCACCTATCCGAACACGACAACACAGATTCCTTCCCGCTACCAATACACGTATACCGTACGAGGCAACACGGTCACCGATACGTATGGTAACGCGGACCCTGAAGAAGTAAACGAATCGCTGGATTTGACGGACGACTCACCGCCTGACGTGACGACGGAGCCGGTCGAGGAGCGAGAATTATCTGATATCGACCTTGACGGGAACGGGCAAGTGACAATCAAAGAAGCAAAGAATGCCGGATTTGAGATGCCGATCACGCGTGACCATTGGTTGTATCAATATATGGACGACCGAGACGGTGATGGGATGGTCGGTGAATAA
- a CDS encoding catalase, with the protein MDQHRQLTTNQGVPIGDNANSITAGRRGPTLLEDYQLIEKLAHFDRERVPERVVHARGAGAHGVFTVKNSMKRYTKAAFLQEEGQETPIFARFSTVIHGLGSPETLRDPRGFSVKFYTEEGNYDFVGNNLPVFFIRDAIKFPDVIHSLKPDPQTNLQDPDRFFDFMSLTPESTSMLLHLFSDEGIPASYRHMRGSSVHSFKWVNEFGNTVYIKLRWVPKQGIQNLSMEEASKIQAEDFNHATRDLFNAIENGDYPEWDLYVQILDPADMDNFDFDPLDATKDWFEDVIPYQLVGTMTLNKNVDNYFAETESVGFNPGVLVPGIQPSEDKMLQGRLFSYSDTQRHRIGPNYLQLPINCPFAQVANNQRDGAMPFKQQTSPVNYEPNRYEDAPKPNADYIETPQPITGVTGRQKIEKTNDFGQAGEVYRRYSQEEKDALIRNLVAHIKEVRHEKTTLLLICNFYRADRELGERLSNELNVDLAPFLNQMSN; encoded by the coding sequence ATGGATCAACATCGTCAACTAACTACTAATCAAGGCGTACCAATCGGGGATAACGCCAACTCCATCACTGCGGGTCGTCGGGGCCCAACGCTTCTCGAAGACTATCAATTAATTGAGAAATTAGCGCATTTCGACCGTGAACGTGTACCAGAACGTGTCGTTCATGCGAGAGGGGCAGGAGCACATGGTGTCTTCACCGTAAAAAATAGTATGAAACGCTATACGAAAGCGGCATTCTTGCAAGAAGAGGGGCAAGAGACGCCTATCTTTGCGCGTTTCTCGACCGTCATCCACGGCTTAGGTTCACCGGAAACGCTTCGTGACCCGCGTGGTTTCTCTGTCAAGTTTTACACAGAAGAAGGAAACTATGACTTCGTCGGAAACAACTTGCCGGTCTTCTTTATCCGTGATGCGATTAAATTCCCAGACGTGATTCACTCACTCAAACCGGACCCGCAAACGAACCTTCAAGACCCGGACCGCTTCTTCGACTTCATGTCACTCACACCAGAATCGACGAGTATGCTTCTTCATTTGTTCAGTGATGAGGGTATCCCGGCATCGTATCGTCATATGCGCGGGTCATCCGTCCACTCTTTCAAATGGGTGAATGAATTTGGAAACACGGTGTACATAAAGTTGCGCTGGGTACCGAAGCAAGGGATTCAAAACTTATCGATGGAAGAAGCTTCGAAAATTCAAGCAGAAGACTTCAACCATGCGACACGTGACTTGTTCAACGCGATTGAAAACGGGGACTATCCGGAATGGGATTTATATGTACAAATTTTAGACCCGGCGGACATGGATAACTTCGACTTCGATCCGCTAGATGCGACGAAAGATTGGTTCGAGGACGTCATCCCGTATCAATTGGTCGGAACGATGACACTCAACAAAAACGTCGACAACTACTTCGCCGAGACCGAGTCTGTTGGTTTCAACCCGGGGGTCCTCGTCCCAGGGATTCAGCCATCAGAAGACAAGATGCTTCAAGGACGACTCTTCTCGTACTCAGACACGCAACGTCACCGTATCGGACCGAACTATCTTCAGCTTCCAATCAACTGTCCATTCGCTCAAGTCGCAAACAACCAGCGTGACGGAGCGATGCCATTCAAGCAACAGACGAGCCCGGTCAACTACGAGCCGAACCGCTATGAAGACGCACCGAAGCCGAATGCGGATTACATCGAGACGCCACAGCCAATCACAGGTGTGACGGGACGTCAGAAGATTGAGAAGACGAACGACTTCGGCCAGGCCGGAGAAGTGTATCGCCGTTATTCTCAAGAAGAGAAGGACGCACTCATCCGTAACCTCGTCGCCCACATCAAAGAAGTTCGTCATGAGAAGACGACTCTTCTCCTAATCTGTAACTTCTATCGTGCGGACCGTGAGCTCGGAGAGCGTCTCTCGAACGAGTTGAACGTTGATCTCGCACCATTCTTGAATCAGATGTCGAACTAA
- a CDS encoding class I SAM-dependent DNA methyltransferase, with protein sequence MAYEGFAYVYDELMKDAPYDEWVAFVRRHVQDGATLADVGCGTGSATIRLAEHYDVMGIDLSESMLEVAQEKALEAEIELPLWEQDMRELELPKPVDAVTILCDSLCYLQDEADVIDTFESVYNQLKPNGLFIFDVHAPNKMQTLFNQKTYASNGEDCSYIWFADPGEAPLSVVHDLTFFVALEDGTYERVEETHEQRTYEPGQYMQWLIGAGFHVKSVTSDFTEHAPGTDAERIFFVAQK encoded by the coding sequence ATGGCATACGAAGGATTCGCCTATGTATACGACGAGTTGATGAAAGACGCGCCGTATGATGAGTGGGTCGCTTTCGTGCGTCGTCACGTCCAAGATGGCGCGACACTCGCGGATGTCGGATGCGGGACCGGGTCGGCCACGATTCGCCTCGCTGAACATTACGATGTCATGGGAATTGACTTATCGGAGTCGATGCTCGAAGTCGCACAAGAAAAGGCACTTGAAGCAGAAATCGAGTTGCCGCTTTGGGAACAGGATATGCGCGAGTTGGAACTGCCGAAGCCGGTCGATGCGGTGACGATTCTCTGCGACTCGCTCTGCTATCTTCAGGATGAGGCGGATGTAATCGATACGTTCGAATCCGTCTACAACCAACTCAAGCCAAATGGGCTGTTCATCTTTGATGTGCATGCCCCGAATAAGATGCAGACGCTCTTCAACCAAAAGACGTACGCGTCAAACGGGGAAGACTGCTCGTATATTTGGTTTGCCGACCCGGGAGAAGCACCGCTCTCGGTCGTTCATGATTTGACGTTCTTCGTCGCGCTTGAAGACGGGACGTACGAACGGGTCGAGGAGACGCATGAGCAACGGACATATGAACCAGGGCAGTACATGCAATGGTTGATTGGTGCCGGGTTCCACGTCAAATCAGTTACATCTGATTTCACTGAACATGCACCAGGAACTGATGCTGAACGTATTTTCTTCGTTGCACAGAAATAA
- the rsfS gene encoding ribosome silencing factor: MTAREELELIVKAADDKRAEEIVVLDMEGISPIADYFVICHGNSEKQVEAIAREIKDIAGENDLPLHKFEGMDTARWVLADLENVVVHIFHRDDRDYYNLEKLWADAPHVEVEVG; encoded by the coding sequence ATGACTGCAAGAGAAGAATTAGAATTGATTGTAAAAGCGGCTGACGATAAACGTGCCGAAGAAATCGTCGTACTCGACATGGAAGGCATTTCACCGATTGCGGACTACTTCGTCATCTGTCACGGAAACTCGGAGAAACAAGTCGAAGCGATTGCGCGTGAAATTAAAGACATCGCTGGCGAAAACGACTTACCGCTCCACAAGTTCGAAGGAATGGATACGGCACGTTGGGTCCTTGCTGACCTCGAGAACGTCGTCGTTCACATCTTCCATCGTGACGACCGTGATTACTACAACCTAGAGAAATTGTGGGCTGACGCGCCGCACGTCGAAGTGGAAGTCGGCTAA
- the yqeK gene encoding bis(5'-nucleosyl)-tetraphosphatase (symmetrical) YqeK, with the protein MTFEEAHELIKQTLPEKRYIHTLGVVETAERLANQYGENIEQARLAAMLHDYAKYFDTEKMRQVVIDEGLDPNLLQYGDELLHAPVGAVLLARQYDLDPHVLSAIRNHTTGEPGMSRLDQILFVADAIEPNRNYPGVDRLRTEAEQSLEAAVVATLRQTIEFLLKKSVRIFPLTIDTYNDFVNTP; encoded by the coding sequence ATGACGTTTGAAGAAGCACACGAGTTGATTAAACAGACGCTGCCAGAAAAACGCTATATCCATACGCTCGGAGTGGTCGAGACAGCGGAGCGCTTAGCGAATCAATATGGCGAAAATATTGAACAAGCGCGTCTTGCTGCGATGCTTCATGATTATGCGAAATACTTCGACACGGAAAAGATGCGCCAAGTCGTCATCGATGAGGGGCTTGATCCGAATCTCCTTCAATACGGGGACGAGTTATTGCATGCGCCGGTGGGAGCAGTGTTGCTGGCTCGACAGTATGACTTGGACCCGCATGTACTTTCTGCGATCCGGAACCATACAACAGGTGAACCCGGAATGTCTCGTCTCGACCAAATCCTGTTCGTGGCCGACGCCATCGAACCGAATCGGAACTATCCAGGTGTCGATCGCCTGCGGACAGAAGCGGAGCAGTCGCTCGAAGCGGCCGTTGTCGCGACACTGCGTCAAACGATTGAATTTTTATTAAAGAAGTCAGTGCGCATTTTTCCACTGACGATTGATACGTATAATGATTTTGTGAATACACCTTAG
- a CDS encoding nicotinate-nucleotide adenylyltransferase, producing MSRIGLMGGTFDPPHLGHLLIAEQAREQLVLDEVWFLPAAIPPHKVGFSSADDRIEMTRRAIQNQSDFKLNLIEFERSEPSYTVETMKRLIEQHPDDTFYFLIGADSLVSLESWHDYETLIRLVAFGAVARPGTRYLIPEKADVRTIDMPQLEISSTDIRERAKRGKSIKYLVPTLVETYVKEHKLYDV from the coding sequence ATGAGCCGGATTGGTTTGATGGGGGGCACGTTCGACCCGCCGCATCTCGGTCATCTGTTAATCGCCGAACAAGCTCGCGAACAGCTTGTACTCGACGAAGTCTGGTTTTTGCCGGCTGCGATTCCACCACACAAAGTCGGGTTCAGCTCGGCTGACGACCGAATCGAGATGACCCGTCGTGCCATTCAAAATCAGTCAGACTTCAAGTTGAACCTGATTGAATTTGAACGGAGTGAGCCATCCTATACGGTGGAAACGATGAAGCGGTTGATTGAACAACATCCAGACGATACGTTCTATTTTTTAATTGGAGCGGATTCGCTTGTCTCGCTCGAATCGTGGCACGACTACGAAACGCTCATCCGTCTCGTCGCGTTCGGAGCGGTCGCTCGCCCTGGCACGCGCTATTTGATTCCAGAGAAGGCGGACGTACGCACGATTGACATGCCACAGCTTGAAATCTCGTCGACGGATATCCGTGAACGGGCGAAACGAGGCAAGTCCATCAAATATCTTGTCCCGACGTTAGTCGAGACGTATGTGAAGGAGCATAAGTTGTATGACGTTTGA
- the yhbY gene encoding ribosome assembly RNA-binding protein YhbY, translating into MLSGKQKRFLRAEAHHLSPIYQVGKNGVSEAMCKDISDALEKRELIKVQVLQNCMDTPKDVAGELSEGTKAEVVQVIGKVIVLYKEATEKENRQIKLP; encoded by the coding sequence ATGCTATCAGGTAAACAAAAACGTTTTTTACGTGCAGAAGCGCACCATCTCTCACCGATTTATCAAGTCGGGAAAAATGGTGTAAGTGAAGCGATGTGTAAAGATATCTCGGACGCACTTGAGAAACGTGAGTTAATCAAAGTCCAAGTACTTCAAAATTGCATGGACACGCCGAAAGACGTGGCTGGCGAATTGTCAGAAGGTACAAAGGCTGAAGTCGTACAAGTCATTGGAAAAGTCATCGTCTTATATAAAGAGGCGACAGAGAAAGAAAATCGCCAAATCAAACTCCCATGA
- the aroE gene encoding shikimate dehydrogenase, with amino-acid sequence MNLAVIGHPIAHSLSPKLHEQWLRASGLFGRYEAIDAAPDELSTLIEAMRDGGWDGFNVTIPYKEAVIRHLDELDDAAKLAGAVNTVYKRDGQLIGTNTDGAGLVRALMPFTDFTGRVLIVGAGGAARGIVQALPTRNVTIVNRTVERAKVLADTFGVAYTTFDEVDISRYDVVIQTTSVGMDNQSTPLSLEGLRQNTVVCDIIYRPLITPMIREAEHRGAVVVTGVGMFVGQGALSFEKWTGVKPDETIGKKLIERLLEE; translated from the coding sequence ATGAATCTGGCCGTCATCGGTCACCCGATTGCTCATTCGCTCTCTCCAAAGCTGCACGAGCAGTGGTTGAGGGCGTCTGGGCTTTTCGGGCGTTATGAGGCGATTGACGCCGCACCGGACGAACTTTCTACCTTGATTGAAGCGATGCGAGACGGGGGATGGGACGGATTCAATGTGACGATTCCATACAAGGAAGCGGTCATTCGTCATCTTGACGAGCTCGATGATGCGGCAAAGTTAGCAGGTGCCGTCAATACGGTTTATAAACGAGACGGGCAACTCATCGGGACGAACACGGACGGTGCCGGTCTCGTCCGAGCGCTGATGCCATTCACAGACTTTACAGGACGTGTTCTCATCGTCGGTGCAGGAGGCGCCGCCCGCGGGATCGTACAAGCTCTCCCGACGCGCAACGTGACGATTGTCAATCGGACAGTCGAACGGGCAAAAGTGCTCGCCGACACGTTCGGAGTCGCGTACACGACGTTCGATGAGGTCGACATTTCTCGATATGATGTCGTCATTCAAACGACATCGGTCGGGATGGACAATCAATCCACACCACTTTCATTAGAAGGATTACGACAAAACACCGTCGTTTGTGATATCATATATCGTCCACTCATCACACCGATGATTCGAGAAGCGGAACATCGCGGGGCAGTCGTTGTGACAGGTGTGGGTATGTTCGTTGGGCAAGGCGCGCTCTCGTTCGAGAAATGGACGGGCGTGAAACCGGACGAAACCATCGGAAAGAAGTTAATCGAAAGATTATTGGAGGAATAA
- the yqeH gene encoding ribosome biogenesis GTPase YqeH translates to MEETKRYCAGCGVAIQTEDPNGVGYAPKSALDREIVICQRCFKLKHYNQVQDVDLSDDDFLRILNGISSKEALVIKIVDIFDFNGSWLPGLQRSVGSNPVLLVGNKVDLLPKSVNPNRMANWMKAEAKELGLNPIDVHLISAKKGHGIDELAEKIEYYRKGKDVFVVGCTNVGKSTLINQVIKRFGEEDEAIITVSHFPGTTLDLIDIPLDDDANLYDTPGIINRHQMAHYVDAKDLKTITPKKEIKPHVFQLNPQQTLYFGGLARLDYLEGNKRSFVIYMSNELKAHRTKLERADELYDQHIGKMLNPPNEKTLEMLPPLVRHEFSLRDGVKTDIVFSGLGWVSIHGKGGRIAAWAPKGVAVTLREALV, encoded by the coding sequence ATGGAAGAAACTAAACGATATTGCGCTGGGTGCGGCGTAGCCATTCAAACGGAAGACCCGAACGGAGTCGGCTATGCACCGAAATCGGCACTTGACCGTGAGATTGTCATTTGCCAACGTTGCTTCAAATTGAAGCACTACAACCAAGTTCAAGACGTGGATTTATCAGATGATGATTTCTTACGTATCTTGAACGGCATCAGTTCAAAAGAAGCGCTCGTCATCAAAATTGTCGATATTTTTGACTTCAATGGCAGCTGGCTGCCGGGTCTACAACGTTCTGTCGGTTCGAACCCCGTACTGTTAGTCGGGAACAAGGTCGACTTGTTACCGAAGTCGGTCAACCCGAACCGGATGGCGAACTGGATGAAGGCAGAGGCAAAAGAGCTCGGATTGAACCCGATCGACGTTCATTTGATCAGTGCGAAAAAAGGGCACGGTATCGATGAGCTTGCTGAGAAAATTGAATATTACCGGAAAGGCAAAGACGTCTTCGTCGTCGGTTGTACAAATGTCGGAAAGTCGACACTCATCAACCAGGTGATCAAACGTTTCGGTGAAGAGGATGAAGCCATCATCACCGTCAGTCATTTCCCGGGTACGACGCTTGACTTGATCGACATCCCGCTCGATGATGATGCGAACCTGTACGATACACCAGGGATCATCAACCGTCATCAAATGGCACACTATGTCGACGCAAAAGATTTGAAGACGATCACGCCGAAGAAAGAAATCAAGCCGCACGTGTTCCAATTGAACCCGCAACAGACGCTTTACTTTGGCGGTTTGGCACGCTTGGATTACTTGGAAGGCAATAAACGGTCGTTCGTCATCTATATGTCGAACGAGTTGAAAGCACACCGTACGAAACTCGAACGCGCGGATGAGCTCTATGACCAACATATTGGTAAAATGCTCAACCCACCGAACGAGAAGACACTTGAAATGTTACCACCACTCGTCCGTCACGAATTCAGCTTACGAGATGGTGTGAAGACTGATATCGTGTTCAGCGGTCTCGGATGGGTCTCGATTCACGGTAAAGGCGGCCGTATTGCAGCGTGGGCTCCAAAAGGCGTCGCTGTCACACTCCGCGAGGCGCTCGTATGA
- a CDS encoding YqeG family HAD IIIA-type phosphatase: protein MFNRLYPKQFVATVFDIDLQELKDRGVRVILTDLDNTLVAWDVPHAPELLLMWLEKVKSYGFDVIVVSNNNENRVRTFTEPLGLHYVARARKPLPSGFKEALSKYGYSPKEAIFLGDQLFTDVLGANMAGIHVIHVQPVVKTDGLVTKFNRMLEKVVFAHMKRRGKYVLITKKVEELAVDAQRAKVAVAEKIGEAMHPRSEDSHKKDE from the coding sequence GTGTTTAATCGACTTTATCCGAAACAGTTCGTCGCGACTGTGTTTGACATCGACTTACAAGAATTGAAAGACCGTGGGGTACGTGTCATTTTGACGGACCTTGATAATACACTCGTCGCGTGGGATGTCCCGCATGCGCCAGAGCTTTTATTGATGTGGCTTGAAAAAGTAAAATCATACGGTTTCGATGTGATTGTCGTATCAAATAATAATGAGAATCGTGTACGAACGTTTACGGAGCCGCTCGGCCTTCATTATGTCGCTCGTGCTAGAAAGCCTTTGCCATCTGGGTTTAAAGAAGCGCTCTCGAAATATGGTTATTCGCCGAAAGAAGCTATTTTCTTAGGAGATCAGCTGTTTACAGACGTGCTCGGTGCCAATATGGCGGGCATTCATGTCATCCATGTGCAACCGGTCGTCAAAACAGACGGGCTCGTCACGAAATTCAACCGGATGCTTGAGAAGGTGGTCTTCGCGCACATGAAGCGTCGTGGGAAGTACGTATTGATCACGAAAAAAGTGGAAGAGCTTGCCGTTGATGCACAGCGTGCAAAAGTTGCTGTCGCTGAAAAAATCGGTGAGGCGATGCATCCACGTTCCGAAGATTCACATAAAAAAGATGAATAA
- a CDS encoding phosphatidylserine decarboxylase — protein sequence MKRRFYQTLFELNASPWIATRLKRFAESKVSRHLIPSFAKVYDIAVEEAEQPLAAYPSLHAFFTRHLKPGARTIDESSDTLVSPCDGKLSVIELISEDSRFEVKGQSYTLAELLGSQQEARRYAGGTVVVLYLSPSDYHRVHTPLAGRVLSHYELGDRSAPVNEIGLTETVRPLSRNYRRVTRFDSPVGAYEHIMVGALNVNTIEWTLEGDQAEKGQEVGYFSFGSTVVLCFEKDAVQLEREKMGPVRLGEVIGTFKTN from the coding sequence ATGAAGCGTCGTTTCTACCAAACGTTATTTGAGCTGAACGCCTCGCCTTGGATTGCCACTCGCCTCAAGCGTTTCGCAGAATCAAAGGTGAGTCGTCACTTGATTCCATCGTTTGCAAAAGTATATGACATCGCAGTAGAAGAGGCGGAGCAACCGCTTGCTGCGTATCCATCACTGCATGCGTTCTTTACTCGTCACTTGAAGCCAGGAGCGCGTACGATTGATGAGTCGTCCGACACCCTCGTGTCACCGTGTGACGGGAAGTTATCGGTCATTGAGTTAATTTCGGAAGATAGCCGCTTTGAAGTGAAAGGACAATCGTATACGCTTGCGGAACTTCTCGGTTCACAACAAGAAGCGCGCCGTTACGCTGGCGGAACGGTCGTCGTCCTCTATCTCAGCCCGAGCGATTATCACCGTGTCCACACACCACTTGCCGGCCGCGTGCTCAGCCATTACGAGCTCGGTGACCGTTCGGCACCGGTTAATGAGATCGGATTGACCGAGACGGTGCGACCGCTCTCGCGCAACTACCGTCGTGTGACACGCTTTGACAGCCCGGTCGGAGCGTATGAACATATTATGGTGGGTGCCCTTAACGTGAACACGATTGAATGGACGCTCGAGGGGGACCAAGCCGAAAAAGGGCAAGAAGTCGGATACTTCTCATTCGGTTCGACCGTCGTCCTCTGTTTTGAGAAAGATGCCGTTCAATTAGAACGTGAAAAAATGGGTCCGGTTCGACTCGGTGAAGTCATCGGGACATTCAAAACCAACTAA
- a CDS encoding thioredoxin family protein, which produces MKNPEKRANFMTFAIIGAIIVIGIALLFFLNGANEEEGANAVTADELQQQLDKEGEVVAYFWQTGCEYCEQVKPYVEPLIEEYDAVSINLADHNVWTTYGIEGTPTIIRFEDGKEVGRIEGAVSEQQYETFFKNEEAKEE; this is translated from the coding sequence ATGAAAAATCCTGAAAAACGTGCGAATTTCATGACGTTCGCCATCATCGGAGCGATTATCGTCATCGGAATCGCTTTATTGTTCTTTTTGAACGGTGCTAATGAAGAAGAAGGTGCCAATGCCGTCACGGCAGATGAATTGCAGCAACAGTTAGATAAAGAGGGAGAGGTCGTCGCTTACTTTTGGCAAACTGGCTGTGAATATTGTGAGCAAGTGAAGCCTTATGTCGAACCTCTCATCGAAGAATATGATGCGGTCTCCATCAACTTGGCCGACCATAACGTATGGACAACGTATGGGATTGAAGGTACGCCAACCATCATCCGCTTTGAGGATGGAAAAGAAGTCGGTCGCATTGAGGGTGCCGTTTCTGAACAACAATACGAGACGTTCTTTAAAAATGAGGAGGCTAAAGAGGAATGA
- a CDS encoding YjzD family protein, translating to MRYLVTLIWAIVLSNTAVFIISAVDGVEYNAMLATGFGVAITFFVAILDVLNQDMGISDVAQEK from the coding sequence ATGCGTTATTTAGTGACATTGATCTGGGCGATTGTGCTCTCAAATACAGCGGTATTTATCATTTCTGCTGTTGATGGTGTAGAGTACAACGCGATGCTCGCGACAGGATTTGGCGTGGCCATCACATTCTTCGTTGCAATTCTCGATGTCTTAAACCAAGACATGGGAATTAGCGACGTTGCACAAGAGAAGTAA
- a CDS encoding Cof-type HAD-IIB family hydrolase, whose amino-acid sequence MSRYLIAVDLDGTLLRDDKTISERNLRALQAAREAGHEVMIATGRPKRHSLMYYEQLGLTTPLVNFNGALVHHPKDANYAVTHRPIPLKTAHDIIEEVADTKAHNIVVEVTDHVYFQKDPQEFYSPYAERALSVTSGNLLTHLQDEPTSLLIHATKDHVAHVRSQLDDIHAEAVLNRQWRMPEHMIEVMSKNTSKALGLKEVSKHLNIDRKHIIAFGDEENDLEMLDYVGTGVAMGNAIDQLKNVANEVTASNMDDGIALFLEEKLGFKA is encoded by the coding sequence ATGTCACGTTATTTAATCGCAGTTGATTTAGATGGTACGTTGTTAAGAGATGATAAAACAATTAGTGAACGAAATCTCCGTGCCTTACAGGCGGCGCGTGAAGCTGGACATGAAGTGATGATTGCGACAGGGCGACCGAAGCGTCACTCACTCATGTACTATGAACAACTCGGACTAACGACACCGCTCGTCAATTTCAATGGCGCGCTCGTGCACCACCCGAAAGATGCGAATTATGCGGTCACACACCGACCAATCCCGCTCAAGACCGCGCACGACATCATTGAGGAAGTAGCGGATACGAAAGCACATAACATCGTCGTCGAAGTGACCGACCACGTTTATTTCCAAAAGGATCCGCAAGAGTTTTATAGCCCGTACGCAGAACGTGCGCTCAGTGTCACATCCGGCAACCTGTTGACCCATCTACAAGATGAACCGACGTCACTCCTGATTCACGCGACTAAAGATCACGTCGCGCACGTCCGTTCACAACTCGATGATATTCATGCAGAAGCGGTACTGAATCGGCAATGGCGCATGCCAGAGCATATGATTGAAGTGATGAGTAAAAACACGTCGAAAGCACTCGGACTAAAGGAAGTCTCGAAGCATTTAAATATCGACCGAAAGCACATCATCGCATTCGGTGACGAGGAGAACGACCTTGAGATGCTCGACTATGTCGGCACAGGTGTTGCAATGGGGAATGCCATCGACCAACTGAAAAATGTGGCCAACGAAGTGACCGCTTCGAATATGGATGACGGAATCGCCCTCTTCCTAGAAGAAAAACTCGGCTTCAAGGCATAA